Proteins encoded within one genomic window of Triticum aestivum cultivar Chinese Spring chromosome 2D, IWGSC CS RefSeq v2.1, whole genome shotgun sequence:
- the LOC123051193 gene encoding uncharacterized protein isoform X1: MGHRRWLPQNHVFRRRKKEFDNTEEMELAPITMSGSSALRMLQGRVFVLGKKVVVAKKGKGKKKGKDSEKGTEGPEKQKRKRAPNKKSGNVARKPEKKPEDCFKKKSIFFDLEYWEHNKLRHNLDVMHIEKNVFENLIGTLLDIDSKTKDGLNARLDLGEIGIRSSLQPHEGDKGKTELPHAPFNMYKEKKEILCTVIKNCRTPDGCASNFSRCVNMKELTLTGLKSHDCHVILQDILPVALLHCYPSKDVMILVVELANFFKKLCSKVLDFSELDKLQESIVKTLCNMEKVFLPSFFTVMVHLMVHLVEEAKLGGPVHYRWMYPLERSFVWLKSLVRNRAYPEGSIAEGYTVEECLTFCSRFLEGTTRFTRTSRNPDPSDNTKGMYMFDSVGEPIGKAVTIGQLDDQLLVQAHRCVLRHSDELDDLRREFVDQEKRKPGNLNLTDDDNEDLISRHFADWLEQKVILDDGSDITEQIRALAAKPSKCGVRYSGYIINGFRFHTISRETGRVTQNSGVVNLAENGVSYYGRLSDIFELSYKDYKVVFFKCDWYDVHHKAGIIRDEFGFTHVNFSRKIHTGEKLEDDPFVFSSQVDQVFYIQNPRSENWNTMVKFKPRDIFDMGGEPSSDETE, translated from the exons ATGGGTCATCGCCGATGGCTACCACAGAATCATGTATTTCGGAGACGAAAGAAGGAGTTTGATAACACCGAAGAGATGGAACTTGCACCTATAACAATGAGTGGTAGCTCAGCTTTGAGGATGTTGCAGGGCAGAGTGTTTGTCTTAGGAAAAAAGGTTGTTGTGGCAAAgaaagggaaagggaaaaagaagggcaaAGACAGTGAAAAAGGAACTGAAGGTCCTGAAAAACAGAAGCGTAAAAGAGCGCCTAACAAGAAATCAGGTAACGTCGCACGTAAACCTGAAAAGAAGCCTGAGGATTGTTTCAAAAAGAAGTCGATATTCTTTGATTTGGAATACTGGGAGCACAACAAGTTAAGGCACAATCTAGATGTCATGCATATTGAGAAAAATGTCTTTGAAAATTTAATTGGAACCTTACTGGATATTGATTCTAAAACAAAGGATGGCCTTAATGCACGACTTGACTTGGGAGAAATTGGAATTCGATCTAGCCTTCAACCTCATGAAGGTGATAAGGGTAAAACTGAATTGCCGCATGCACCTTTTAATATGTATAAAGAAAAGAAGGAGATTCTTTGTACAGTGATTAAGAATTGTAGGACACCTGATGGTTGTGCATCAAACTTTTCAAGGTGTGTGAACATGAAAGAATTGACATTGACTGGCCTCAAAAGCCACGACTGCCATGTTATTCTACAAGACATCCTTCCTGTGGCACTTTTACACTGTTATCCCAGTAAAGATGTCATGATATTAGTTGTTGAGCTGGCTAATTTCTTCAAGAAACTATGCTCCAAAGTGTTAGATTTCTCTGAGCTTGACAAACTGCAAGAGAGTATTGTGAAGACACTTTGTAATATGGAAAAGGTTTTTCTTCCATCGTTTTTTACTGTCATGGTACATTTAATGGTGCATTTAGTTGAAGAAGCTAAACTTGGTGGCCCGGTGCATTACAGGTGGATGTACCCTCTAGAGAG ATCATTTGTTTGGCTAAAGTCACTTGTGCGCAATAGAGCTTATCCTGAAGGTTCTATTGCTGAAGGATATACTGTTGAAGAATGCTTGACCTTTTGTTCAAGATTTCTAGAAGGAACCACACGTTTCACAAGAACATCTAGGAACCCTGATCCTTCAGATAATACAAAGGGCATGTACATGTTTGATAGTGTTGGTGAGCCAATTGGAAAGGCTGTCACTATAGGCCAATTGGACGATCAGCTTCTAGTTCAAGCACATCGATGTGTCTTGCGACACTCTGATGAGCTTGATGATCTCCGTAG AGAATTTGTGGACCAAGAGAAGAGGAAACCGGGTAACTTAAATTTGACGGACGATGACAATGAGGATTTGATTAGTAGACACTTTGCTGACTGGTTGGAACAAAAG GTTATACTAGATGATGGATCGGATATCACAGAACAGATAAGAGCATTAGCCGCAAAACCAAGCAAATGCGGGGTGCGCTATAGTGGCTATATAATTAATGGTTTCAGGTTTCATACTATCAGTCGCGAGACAGGACGCGTGACACAAAATAGTGGTGTCGTGAACCTTGCTGAAAATGGTGTGTCCTATTATGGTCGGTTATCTGACATCTTTGAATTGTCATACAAAGATTACAAGGTGGTCTTCTTTAAATGTGATTGGTATGATGTTCATCACAAAGCTGGTATTATAAGAGATGAGTTTGGATTCACTCATGTGAACTTCTCCCGAAAAATACATACAGGGGAGAAGTTAGAGGATGATCCTTTTGTATTTTCTTCCCAAGTGGACCAGGTCTTCTATATTCAAAATCCGAGAAGTGAGAATTGGAATACCATGGTGAAATTCAAACCTCGTGATATTTTTGACATGGGTGGAGAACCATCTTCAGATGAAACAGAGTAG
- the LOC123051193 gene encoding uncharacterized protein isoform X2: MELAPITMSGSSALRMLQGRVFVLGKKVVVAKKGKGKKKGKDSEKGTEGPEKQKRKRAPNKKSGNVARKPEKKPEDCFKKKSIFFDLEYWEHNKLRHNLDVMHIEKNVFENLIGTLLDIDSKTKDGLNARLDLGEIGIRSSLQPHEGDKGKTELPHAPFNMYKEKKEILCTVIKNCRTPDGCASNFSRCVNMKELTLTGLKSHDCHVILQDILPVALLHCYPSKDVMILVVELANFFKKLCSKVLDFSELDKLQESIVKTLCNMEKVFLPSFFTVMVHLMVHLVEEAKLGGPVHYRWMYPLERSFVWLKSLVRNRAYPEGSIAEGYTVEECLTFCSRFLEGTTRFTRTSRNPDPSDNTKGMYMFDSVGEPIGKAVTIGQLDDQLLVQAHRCVLRHSDELDDLRREFVDQEKRKPGNLNLTDDDNEDLISRHFADWLEQKVILDDGSDITEQIRALAAKPSKCGVRYSGYIINGFRFHTISRETGRVTQNSGVVNLAENGVSYYGRLSDIFELSYKDYKVVFFKCDWYDVHHKAGIIRDEFGFTHVNFSRKIHTGEKLEDDPFVFSSQVDQVFYIQNPRSENWNTMVKFKPRDIFDMGGEPSSDETE, translated from the exons ATGGAACTTGCACCTATAACAATGAGTGGTAGCTCAGCTTTGAGGATGTTGCAGGGCAGAGTGTTTGTCTTAGGAAAAAAGGTTGTTGTGGCAAAgaaagggaaagggaaaaagaagggcaaAGACAGTGAAAAAGGAACTGAAGGTCCTGAAAAACAGAAGCGTAAAAGAGCGCCTAACAAGAAATCAGGTAACGTCGCACGTAAACCTGAAAAGAAGCCTGAGGATTGTTTCAAAAAGAAGTCGATATTCTTTGATTTGGAATACTGGGAGCACAACAAGTTAAGGCACAATCTAGATGTCATGCATATTGAGAAAAATGTCTTTGAAAATTTAATTGGAACCTTACTGGATATTGATTCTAAAACAAAGGATGGCCTTAATGCACGACTTGACTTGGGAGAAATTGGAATTCGATCTAGCCTTCAACCTCATGAAGGTGATAAGGGTAAAACTGAATTGCCGCATGCACCTTTTAATATGTATAAAGAAAAGAAGGAGATTCTTTGTACAGTGATTAAGAATTGTAGGACACCTGATGGTTGTGCATCAAACTTTTCAAGGTGTGTGAACATGAAAGAATTGACATTGACTGGCCTCAAAAGCCACGACTGCCATGTTATTCTACAAGACATCCTTCCTGTGGCACTTTTACACTGTTATCCCAGTAAAGATGTCATGATATTAGTTGTTGAGCTGGCTAATTTCTTCAAGAAACTATGCTCCAAAGTGTTAGATTTCTCTGAGCTTGACAAACTGCAAGAGAGTATTGTGAAGACACTTTGTAATATGGAAAAGGTTTTTCTTCCATCGTTTTTTACTGTCATGGTACATTTAATGGTGCATTTAGTTGAAGAAGCTAAACTTGGTGGCCCGGTGCATTACAGGTGGATGTACCCTCTAGAGAG ATCATTTGTTTGGCTAAAGTCACTTGTGCGCAATAGAGCTTATCCTGAAGGTTCTATTGCTGAAGGATATACTGTTGAAGAATGCTTGACCTTTTGTTCAAGATTTCTAGAAGGAACCACACGTTTCACAAGAACATCTAGGAACCCTGATCCTTCAGATAATACAAAGGGCATGTACATGTTTGATAGTGTTGGTGAGCCAATTGGAAAGGCTGTCACTATAGGCCAATTGGACGATCAGCTTCTAGTTCAAGCACATCGATGTGTCTTGCGACACTCTGATGAGCTTGATGATCTCCGTAG AGAATTTGTGGACCAAGAGAAGAGGAAACCGGGTAACTTAAATTTGACGGACGATGACAATGAGGATTTGATTAGTAGACACTTTGCTGACTGGTTGGAACAAAAG GTTATACTAGATGATGGATCGGATATCACAGAACAGATAAGAGCATTAGCCGCAAAACCAAGCAAATGCGGGGTGCGCTATAGTGGCTATATAATTAATGGTTTCAGGTTTCATACTATCAGTCGCGAGACAGGACGCGTGACACAAAATAGTGGTGTCGTGAACCTTGCTGAAAATGGTGTGTCCTATTATGGTCGGTTATCTGACATCTTTGAATTGTCATACAAAGATTACAAGGTGGTCTTCTTTAAATGTGATTGGTATGATGTTCATCACAAAGCTGGTATTATAAGAGATGAGTTTGGATTCACTCATGTGAACTTCTCCCGAAAAATACATACAGGGGAGAAGTTAGAGGATGATCCTTTTGTATTTTCTTCCCAAGTGGACCAGGTCTTCTATATTCAAAATCCGAGAAGTGAGAATTGGAATACCATGGTGAAATTCAAACCTCGTGATATTTTTGACATGGGTGGAGAACCATCTTCAGATGAAACAGAGTAG